In Longimicrobium sp., a single window of DNA contains:
- a CDS encoding SH3 domain-containing protein, translating into MVVLLASITTHGAAQTGNVATLDAVRLRATPAATGAAVRTLDIAMPLTVEGAATGEWVRVRTADGARGWVRRDLTVPYDPANPLPALRRIAARSVAQEQAPFATRARLVNVLTDAAAASTAPAAKAELGLLRLRALQKALDEHARTRSVGSDARPLREGRIRADTTEIVYGESQGQWYVDADAFWALQRRYRALPIGEAIAWEAANQELPGECEGDPTCLFGLAEITVARYLSLYPRGTHAPAALRRMVEVLGWVEEQSRTSEARFCTKSGAEYTVKAERIAALGRTVAASAGADKARAAALVRTLAQRCG; encoded by the coding sequence ATGGTGGTCTTGCTGGCGTCGATCACGACGCATGGCGCTGCGCAGACGGGGAACGTCGCGACGCTGGATGCGGTGCGGCTCCGCGCCACCCCCGCGGCCACCGGCGCCGCCGTACGCACCCTCGACATCGCGATGCCGCTGACGGTGGAGGGTGCCGCGACGGGCGAGTGGGTGCGCGTGCGCACGGCCGACGGCGCGCGCGGGTGGGTGCGGCGTGACCTGACGGTGCCGTACGACCCCGCCAACCCGCTCCCCGCCCTGCGCAGGATCGCGGCGCGCTCGGTGGCGCAGGAGCAGGCGCCCTTTGCCACCCGCGCGCGGCTGGTGAACGTGCTCACCGATGCGGCCGCCGCGTCCACCGCGCCTGCCGCCAAGGCCGAGCTCGGGCTGCTCCGCCTGCGCGCCCTCCAGAAGGCGCTGGACGAGCATGCGCGCACCCGCTCGGTCGGCTCCGACGCGCGCCCGCTGCGCGAGGGACGTATCCGCGCGGACACCACCGAGATCGTGTACGGCGAGTCGCAGGGGCAGTGGTACGTCGACGCCGATGCGTTCTGGGCGCTGCAGAGGCGTTACCGCGCGCTGCCCATCGGCGAGGCGATCGCGTGGGAAGCGGCCAACCAGGAGCTCCCGGGCGAGTGCGAGGGCGACCCGACCTGCCTCTTCGGCCTCGCGGAGATCACCGTGGCGCGCTACCTGTCGCTGTACCCGCGCGGCACGCACGCCCCCGCTGCGCTGCGGAGGATGGTGGAGGTGCTTGGCTGGGTGGAGGAGCAGTCGCGCACTTCCGAGGCGCGGTTCTGCACGAAGTCCGGCGCGGAGTACACCGTGAAGGCGGAGCGCATCGCTGCCCTCGGCCGCACCGTCGCCGCCTCCGCGGGCGCGGACAAGGCCCGCGCGGCCGCCCTCGTGCGCACGCTAGCGCAGCGCTGCGGCTGA